In Drosophila teissieri strain GT53w chromosome 2R, Prin_Dtei_1.1, whole genome shotgun sequence, the following proteins share a genomic window:
- the LOC122614793 gene encoding histone H2A: MSGRGKGGKVKGKAKSRSNRAGLQFPVGRIHRLLRKGNYAERVGAGAPVYLAAVMEYLAAEVLELAGNAARDNKKTRIIPRHLQLAIRNDEELNKLLSGVTIAQGGVLPNIQAVLLPKKTEKKA, encoded by the coding sequence ATGTCTGGACGTGGAAAAGGTGGCAAAGTGAAGGGAAAGGCAAAGTCCCGCTCCAACCGTGCCGGTCTTCAATTCCCTGTGGGCCGTATTCACCGTCTGCTCCGGAAGGGCAACTACGCCGAGCGTGTTGGTGCAGGCGCTCCAGTTTACCTAGCAGCCGTAATGGAATATCTGGCCGCTGAAGTTCTCGAGTTGGCAGGCAATGCTGCTCGTGACAACAAGAAGACTAGAATTATTCCGCGTCATTTACAGCTGGCCATCCGCAACGACGAGGAGTTAAACAAGCTGCTCTCCGGCGTCACTATTGCCCAAGGTGGAGTGTTGCCTAATATTCAGGCTGTTCTGTTGCCCAAGAAGACCGAGAAGAAGGCTTAA
- the LOC122614795 gene encoding histone H2B, which translates to MPPKTSGKAAKKAGKAQKNITKTDKKKKRKRKESYAIYIYKVLKQVHPDTGISSKAMSIMNSFVNDIFERIAAEASRLAHYNKRSTITSREIQTAVRLLLPGELAKHAVSEGTKAVTKYTSSK; encoded by the coding sequence ATGCCGCCGAAAACTAGTGGAAAGGCAGCCAAGAAGGCTGGCAAGGCTCAGAAGAACATCACCAAGAccgacaagaaaaagaagcgcaaGAGGAAGGAGAGCTATGCCATCTACATTTACAAGGTTCTCAAGCAGGTCCATCCTGACACCGGAATTTCATCTAAGGCGATGAGCATAATGAACAGCTTTGTAAATGATATTTTCGAGCGCATTGCTGCCGAGGCGTCTCGTCTGGCTCACTACAACAAGCGCTCGACCATCACCAGTCGAGAAATTCAAACGGCTGTTCGCCTGCTTCTGCCGGGAGAGTTGGCCAAGCATGCTGTCAGTGAGGGAACCAAGGCTGTCACCAAGTACACCAGCTCCAAATAA
- the LOC122614791 gene encoding histone H1, with amino-acid sequence MSDSAVATSASPVAAPSATVEKKVAQKKASGSTGTKAKKATATPSHPPTQQMVDASIKNLKERGGSSLLAIKKYITATYKCDAQKLAPFIKKYLKSAVVNGKLIQTKGKGASGSFKLSASAKKDKDPKAKSRVLSAEKKVESKKVASKKTGASSKKTAAGAADKKPKVKKAVATKKTAEKKKTEKAKAKDAKKTGIVKSKPAATKAKATAAKSKAAAAKAPKAKPAASAKPKKTAKKAAVSATAKKPKAKTTAAKK; translated from the coding sequence ATGTCTGATTCTGCAGTTGCAACGTCCGCTTCTCCAGTGGCTGCCCCATCCGCGACAGTTGAGAAAAAGgtggcccaaaaaaaggcATCTGGATCTACCGGCACAAAGGCAAAGAAAGCCACTGCGACGCCGTCACATCCGCCAACTCAGCAAATGGTGGACGCTtcgattaaaaatttaaaggaaCGTGGCGGCTCATCACttctggcaataaaaaaatatattactgcCACTTATAAATGCGACGCCCAAAAGTTAGCTCCATTCATCAAGAAGTACCTAAAATCGGCCGTGGTCAATGGAAAGCTTATCCAAACAAAGGGAAAGGGTGCATCTGGATCATTTAAACTTTCGGCCTCCGCCAAGAAGGATAAGGATCCGAAGGCGAAGTCGAGGGTTTTGTCTGCTGAGaagaaagtggaaagcaaGAAGGTAGCATCCAAGAAGACTGGTGCCTCCTCCAAAAAAACGGCCGCTGGGGCTGCTGACAAAAAGCCCAAGGTTAAGAAGGCTGTGGCCACCAAAAAGACTGCCGAGAAGAAGAAAACCGAGAAGGCAAAAGCCAAGGATGCCAAGAAAACTGGAATCGTAAAGTCGAAGCCCGCCGCAACAAAGGCGAAAGCGACCGCAGCGAAGTCGAAggctgcagcagccaaagccCCAAAGGCAAAGCCAGCGGCGTCTGCCAAACCCAAAAAGACTGCGAAGAAAGCAGCGGTTTCTGCTACTGCCAAGAAGCCGAAAGCAAAGACAACGGCTGCCAAGAAGTAA